A region of the Roseovarius nanhaiticus genome:
GTCTGACCTCGCGCAAGCGCCCTGACCAGCGCCTCCGGGAGCGCGGCCTCGATCAGGCAGCCACTGGCCACGCATCGCGACCAGGTAAAGCTGGCCGCAACCACGCCATCAATGCTCAGCGTGGGCTGCTGCGTCAGATCGCTGCCGAGTGGCAGGGAGATTTGGGCGAGAAGCGCCTCTTGCGGCGGGGACCATGCGATTGCGGCGATCATCGCGGCGGTGCCCGGATCCTGCGTCAAAACACGTTGGTAGAGCTGGCACCCACCGTCAGCGGGGCTTGCGCCCGAGACGCACTCGACAGCCCAATCGCCGACCGTAGAACGATTGGCCTTATCGAAGGTCACGGCCTCCTGGGCCTGTAGCGAGGACGCCCAAAGAGCGGCCATGGCCAGCCCGAAGGCAAACGTGCACCTGTCAGCGATCAGCATCGGCCAGGATCCGTAGCGGCGTCGCAACAGGGCCTTCGTCAAGCGCCATAGCGGCCCGGGTCACCTCTGGTTGAGGTCTCTGCGCGGACGCGCTGATGAGGTCGAGACGTCTCTGCTGACGCGCGATCAGCGCCTGCTGCACCGCAGGATCCTGGAACTGCCAGATATTTTCCTCGGCGCCTTCAAGGATCAGGTCGTAAACGGCCAACTCGACGGCCTGACGGACCGCAATACCCGTGGGCTCATTCACCGAGAAGCCTGCGTCAAGCTCCAGCAGGCGGTCGACCGCCACAAACCGGAAGATCGAGACCTGATCGGCCAGCGAATAGATCGTCTTCTCGGTTTGCACCGATGTCAGAACTTCGCCGGTTTGAACGCTGACCGCCCGCAGAACGACCGAAATACGGTCGCGGCGATACTCGTAGTTGTTACCAATGCCCAGAAGCCGGGCGCCAATCCCGCCGGTGATCACGTTGGTGTCGTAGTCGATCACGCCACCCGAAATGATGATCCCGGCGAAACGTAGCGGTTGCAGCGCCGACGTCTGCAAGCCACGGTAATTCTGGTTGGTCTGGTCGATCAACTGGCGTTCGGTCAGGAGGTCCTGGATGTTCGCTCGTTCGATCACGTTGAACCACTGGCCGTCGCCGACCTCGGTCAGCACGTCGATCAACACATCCGACATGCCCTGCGACACTGCGCGCGAGAAGCGGGTGAAGTTGTCCGATTCTTCGTTTTGTCCGGTCTTGTCGTCGTATTTGTAGATCGCGACATCGATCGTCTTTTTCGCCGGCGGCAATTGCCGCAGCGCCAAGCCAGTATGGGTCGCAGGGGTCGAGAGCGGGGGGACCGAATCGGGATCGAAACGCGTTCCGATGGACTGCATGCCCAACTCTCCGCATCCGCCAAGCGCCGTCAGTAACCCAAGACTCAGCGCAAGCGCAGTAGGTCTGGGGCAAAGTCTAGGAAATGATTTCATGCTGCCCTCATTGAGCGCCGCCGTTTTTGGCGGTCTATTATTTCTGTCAATTGGAGATCGTTGTGCCAGGAAGAGGCGTGGCCGACGCGGCTGCGGGTGCTGCTGGTGTCACAGGAGGCGTCACGCCGCCGCCAATGCCGCCAAGATCAATTACGATGGGCGGAAAGTTGATGTCAGGCGCACCGCCTCCGCCGCCACCATTGCTGGGCGGTAGATGCGTATTTTGAATTTGAGCTGTGTTGAGCAAATACCCGAAATTATCGGGGTTCCCACCGAAGGCCGGGATCAGGGGTCTGTACAGCAGATCTCCCGCCGTTGCGGCCCCGGCAGCGGTCATCAGCGCCGCCGCAATTAGTCCAGTCAACTTCCTTGCCGTGAACATGATGGCCTCCGTTCAAGCAACAGCCCATATGCAATAATCAGAGCGGCGCCTTGACATCAATCGTTTAAAATATAGACCAACTTACCAAGGCAATCTGAATGCTGCAGTCAGGATCAATTAAGTCTGACGACAGTGCCCCGAGGGGCATTGCGTACTACAATACCTCCACTGTAGCCTTGACCTGCTTGTCCGTAAACAACCTTCGTGCCTACGGAGTCCACGAGGGCAACGGAATTACTGAGGTTGTTGCCGATTTGCGCCGATGCGATCCCGTTTTCCGATCCACCCACGATGGCAGCTGCAGAATAATTGTTGCTGCCCAGTTGAGCTTGCGCGATGGCACTGCCCGGCGAATTCTGGATCACGGCCACGGTGGTGTTGGCGTTGCCTTGTTGCAACACTAGGGTGCCTGAATTGAGGCTGCCCGTGATCGAACTGACCGCACTGTTACCTGTGCCGCCCTGGGCGATGACCGCCGAAGAGCTTGAATCGCCGGAGCCGCCATGTGAGGCCGCCGACGCGCTTTCCTGGGTAACGACCACCTGTTCGAGCGTCAGTCCGTTGCTGACCTGAAATCCGAATTGTTGCGCCTGTGCGGCGGACATGCTGCCCAACATCAGGGCGGTTGCGGCAAGAATTATCATGGGGCGCATATCTGAATCCTTCGAATCGGGTCTCTACCGCTCGTAGTCTAGAGAGCAGGACGCGTTGCGGTTTCCGTCTTCGATGGAGAGCGTGACAGTCAGACGGCCGCCATCTGCAACATACACTGTTGTGGACGACAAAACAAGAAAACCGTCCGTGAACGCAGAGCCTTCGCCGAAGGCGCCCGCCTGCCGCGACAGGGATTTATTGCTGCCCTGCTGCACTTCCATCGTCATGTCATAGGTGCCACGGGGCCAGATCTGCGGATCGACGACACCCTGCAATGTGACGAAGTTTCCGTCCTCCGACATGCGCAGGCTGCAGCTTTCGGACGACGGCGTGGCGCTCGCCTGTGCGGCGCTCAACGCAAACAGAAGTAGGGTTGGGAACATCTTCATGCCGTGCTCCTCATCAGGCGTTGATACGGGGGCGCCAAACTGGCGCCCCCGGTCGTGTCGTGTCTTCCCTGCCGAGGCTGAGAAGGAGAGCCTATCAGTTGCTCTGGTAGTTGACAGCTTGGTTGCCGTTGCCCTGCTGGATGATTGCGCTCTTGTTCGCAGTACCCAGCTGGATGCTTGCGGCGGAGTTCAGAGACGCCGCACCAGCAACCGCACCGATTGTGGCCAAGCCTGCCGGGATTGCAACGTTCCGCATCGTGCCATCGATCGCGGACAGCGAGTTGGAAGCGCCGCCACCCTGCGAGATGAACGACAGGTTGTCGTCACCCACCTGGACCTGCGCCGCGGTGTTGTCCCCATTGTTCTGGAACGTCACAGCCGAGTTGTTGTTGCCGAACTGCGAGTTGGCCGCGATGTTGTGGTTGCCGTCCTGCAGGATGACCGACGAGTTGTCGTTGCCGACCTGTGCGGCGGCAGCGCCGTTATCGTCACCGTCCTGGAAGATCGCGTTCGCATTGTTATCGCCCAGCTGCGCGATGGCGGCTTCGTTGCCGGCGTCGGTCTGACTGATGATCGCGGTGTTCGCTTCACCATTCTGGATTGTCGCCGATTCTTGGCGGACGCCCGACTGCATGTTCACAGCCTGGTTGTTGTTGCCGACCTGGAACTGAAGGTTGGCGTTCGACTGCTGCTGAGCGACAGTGCCCTGAATGCCACCCGAGGTTGCGCCACCGGCGGTAATTGCCGCGCTCAGGTTGACCACAGCCCGTGCTTCGTTGCCAGCTGCGCCAGCCCAGGCATCGGCTTGCTCGTCGTTGCCGCCGCCAGCCGAGTCGAGAGCTTGTGAGTTGTTGCGGGGGCCACCATCCTGATTGGCCGTCGCGGCTGTGTTGCTTTCCGCGCTCGCGTTTGCCGGGGCAAGGCCCGCACCGGTCGAGGTTGCCTGAGCTGTTGCCATACCGGCCGCAAAGACCATCGCTGTTGATGTCAAAAGAAGCTTTTTCATTTTTGTAATCCTTTTCGATCCATACCCACCCCGAGGATGTCCTCGCGGCATACCCAACGATAAGAAGCGCAGCGGCAGCGGGACATTCTGGAGATCACCCATGGCCTATCGGCACCGGTCCCGGTGGTTCGGGGGTCGATGATGCGGGAAAACCCTCGCGGCAGGGTGGGGGGCGTAACCGATTCCGGTACTGCCCCTACAAGGAAACCGGTTGATTGAGTGATTCGTGTGGGGTTCTCCGGTACGCTTTGGTTTGCAAGTCGCAAAAAACTTGACTTGGCGTTAACTTTTGGCGAATTTATGGCAACGTTGCATCACGTACGTTTATTGCAAAATATGTTTCGAGATTGAAATTCAAGGCTGGTTTGCCGGCCCGAAGGTTGAACGATATTTTTCGTCGTTGGGGGATCAGATATGGATGCTTTGCTAAAATCGGTGGCCATTGCGACTGTTCTGGGTCTGACCGGAGCCGCCGAGCATGCGCGCGCCGGCGACCGGGTATATGTGCCGCAAGCGACCTCGGCCTCTAAACTGGTTTACGTGCGTCAGGCGCTCGAGCTGCCGGACCAACGAGGCGCGCGCGCAGCAGCGGCACGGGCGCAGCGTGCCGAACAGGTGCAGAGCACACGAACCGCTCAGCAGGCGCGGCCGACTTCTGACGCGTCCATGTTGGAGCTGAGACCTGCGAATGTACCTGCACTACCCGCCGCGCATATCGCGGTGGACTAAGACGATTTCAGGCGCTTCGGCCCATGGGCCGATCCGGAACACTGACAGACGGTTTTTTGGTGACGGTGTTGGCCTGGTGTAATTTCAAGATGAGTTGGGGGATTTAATGAGTAATTTTGACAAGAAGACAGTCGGCATTCTGGGGGGATGCTTTTTGGTGAGATCCGCTTTGGAGCTCATTCTGGCGGAGCTGAAGCTAGACTACGTCGCTGCCGACGATCCCGGAAATGTCCCGCCTGATGTTGGCGTTGTTCTGTTGTCCTACACGACAAACGAGGCCCTTACCGAGTGCATCGCGGCCTGCATGGACAGAGCCGAGCCGCCGCGTATCGTTCTGTTTCCTCAGGACGCGTCTCTGCTGGAGAGCGTTCGCGGCCTTCCGGCCGATGTCGCAGCGGTTGTACCGCCCACCCTGGCAGCGCCCGAGATCCGATCGGTGATATCGCTGGTGGTCGAGGGACACCGCATTCTGCCCTTCGCGTTGTCCGACGGTCACCGCGTGTCTGGCGCCGGAAGACCGGATCGCATCCGGCCCGGCCTTTTGACCGAGCGGCAGCTGGAGATCCTTCGCGAAGTTGCCAAGGGACAATCGAACAAGGCGATCGCACGGTCGCTTTCCATCTCGATCAACACTGTCGAGGCGCATGTTTCCAGGATCATTCGGAAGCTTCAGGTGGATAACCGGACGCAAGCCGCGCTCGCGCTGCGCGAGGGGGTTCCGTCATCCAAGCCTTCGGTCAGTGCGCACGGTGTCGCGGCCGCGCAAGCTTGAAGGTTGCGGCCCCGCACGTGCCCGTGCACTAGCACAAAACACTCCGGCTCATCAGAGGGTGACGCCTTGACCTGTCGCATCGATAACGCCCGTGCATTCCGGATCAGACCGATGAACTGTCAAAAGTGGGGGCCGACCGGCGCCGGTGGTCTTGGGGCGGCGCCGGTCTGTCTTCGCCGAAATGCTTGGGGTAAGTCAGGCAGCGAAGGGTTAGGATCAGGATTTAGTAACTTAACAATAGCGCATCACGCGCCTGGGCCCGGTGTCGAATGTTGACGAAACGCGCAGCCTCCGACGTCAACGCTTTTGGCGCCAAGTTTGGGCGGCTCGTCCGGTCCTACCGTGATGACCTTGGCCTCTCCGTGCGCGACCTTGCCATCAACGTCTGGAATGACGAAGGGCGCAAGGCCAGCATTTCGCGGCTCGAGAACGGGCATGTTGCCAACCCTGCGGCGCGCACCGTGCAGCGCCTGGCCCACGCGCTGGGCATTCCACAAGACGAGATAGACGCGCTGCGCGAACCTCCGCAAAGTCTTCCGTCGCAGCTGGAGGGCCTGCCAAACGCGCGCCGCGACCAGCTTGAGGCGCTGGCGAGCCGGTTCGAGATCGACAACGTGTTCGACAAGTCTGACGCGGAATTGCGCACGTTACTTGACGGCAAGGCATCCGAATATCGCATCTTCAAACGCCGGCTTGACGAGTTGGACGATCGCCTCACCCACGTGGCCGACATCAAGGCCGCGGCCCGCGAGGCGGCTGCGCAGCTGGACCTCGACAAGTATGAAGAGCTTTTGCTGCAGATCGACGAAAGCTATAGCGAGATGACCGTGCGCGCCAAAGAGGCGCGCGCGCGCAACGCGCTGCTGCGGGGGCGCGCCGATGAAGCCTATCAAGGCTTTGCCAGCGCTGCCGAGACATGGCGCAACATCGACCCCTCTCGATCCGTGAAAGGGCGGCTGGAATATCATCGGGCGCTCTTCGAGCACGGTTTGCGTTTTGGCGGAACGGGACTGGAACGCTCGGCTGACATTCTGCGTCCGGCGCTGGCCACTCAGGACTGTGCCGCCCCGCGCCGCGCACGCGTGTTGCAGAACTTGGCCAACGCCCTCGCCAACATAGGGGTCCGGTCCGAAGGCACCGCCAGCATGGCCTTGATGGACGAGGCGACCCAGAAGTATGAGGAGGCGCTTTCGCTTGTCTCCGAAGATGAGGACGGCGACGTATGGGCAATGGTGCAGCAGAACCTCGGGGCTGCCCTGTCGATGCGCGCGAAACAGTGCGATGACACCGGCGAGCGCCGCGCCTTTCTGGGCCGCGCAATCGAAGCCTTCCGCGCGGCGCTGCGCTTGCGTCCGCGCGACAGCAAGCCGCTTGAATGGGCAATGACAACTCAGAACGTGGCTGTCACCTTGTTGGAGACGGCGCACGCGACACCCGGGAAAGACGGGCTCATGCTGCTCAAGCGGGCGGATCAACTACTGCACGACACGCTGGGGGTTCGCAGCCGTGACGCGGCGCCGTTCGACTGGGCGTTGACACAGGAAAACCTCGCAATCGTATCTCAGGCGATGGCCGAGCGCTGTGCTGTATCCGAACGCGCGGACCACCTCGCATCGGCCGCGCGCCATGTCGCCGCCGCGCTGGAAGTATTCCAGTCCGAGGGCGACACGTACTACCATGAGAAAGCGTCCGAACTGGCCTTGGAAATTAAACAGAGCGCAGCGCAAGCGAAATCGGACGACCCGGCGGCCTGAGCATGTGCCATCCCTGGGCCCTCAGGCGCACGCAATTTCCAACATCGGGCTCTATCTGACTCTTCGTCCCACAAGGGAGCCGCGCAGGCTGGCCTCTGGTTATTCGGGCATATTCAGGCTGACGCTGGTCACCGCGCACCCCAGGGATCGAAACCGCGTTTTATTGCCAACCGTTGGGGCTGCGTCCGCATTCTTGGGCATCGGCCGGCAATCGGCATTGGTTGTTCCTGTCGGAGATCTTTTGTCTCGGCCCGAGGGCCGTTTTGGCCAAAATCCTGCCGCCGGATTAAGAGAGCGGCGCGCCCGTTGCCGAACGCGCCGCCCTTGATCATTGGATCAATTCATTAATTCAGTGCCTTGTCCGTCACGGTGTGCGTCCAAGCAGCCTCGCCGGGATCAGCGGTGATGACCGGGTCCGAGCCGCCGGAGAGCAGCGAATTGATCGTGCGCTGGAAATCGGCAGGATCAAGCGCGCCGTTGCTGCCCGCGGTCAGCTTTGCAATCTCTTTCATCATGCGGATCTGATGGTCTTCGGTCTGGGCGCCACTGGCGTCGTTATCGAGCACGATCATTGCGGCCTCTTCGGGGTTCTCTTCGGCCCATTTCCAACCTTTCATCGACGCGGCCACAAAGCGCGCCATCTTGTCGACGAAGGCCGGATCTTCGAGGTTCTCGCCCAGGACATAAAGTCCGTCCTCAAGGGTGGAAACGCCCTGATCCTCGTATTTGAAGACCACCAGCTCTTCGGGGGTCAGCCCCGCGTCGAGGACCTGACCATACTCGTTATACGTCATGGTCGAGATGCAGGCCGCCTGACCCTGCAACAGCGGATCGACGTTGAAACCCTGCTTGAGCACAGTCACGCCGCCGTCCGAACCATCCGTGGGGATGCCCAACTGGCTCATCCAGCTGAGGAAGGGATATTCATTGCCGCTGAACCAAACGCCCAACGTCTTGCCCGGAAAATCCTCCGGCGTCTCAACGCCGCTATCCTTTCGGCAGGTCAGCATCATGCCCGAGGATTTGAAGGGCTGCGCGATGTTGACGAGGTCAAGACCCTTCTCGCGGCTGGCCATGGCCGAGGGCATCCAGTCAACCACCACATCCGCGCCGCCGCCCGCGATGACCTGCGCGGGGGCGATATCGGGGCCGCCCGGCTTGATCGTTACGTCAAGATCGACCTCATCGTAAAAGCCCTGATCCTGCGCCACGTAATAGCCCGCAAACTGCGCTTGCGTGACCCATTTCAGTTGCAGTGTGACGTCATCCGCCGCCTGCGCCGCGCCCGCGCCCATGAGGGCCGCGCCGGCCAGTCCGAGCGTCTTGGTGAGTGTTTTCATTTTGTCATCTCCCTGTTGATTATCGTTGTCGTTCATCGGCCCCGCTGTGACGGGTGCCAGAAGGTCAGCGCCTTTTCCGCCAGCGCGATTGCACCATAGAAGGCGGATCCCGCCAGTGCAGCTACCACGATCTCGGCCCAGACCAGATCCATCGCCAGTTGCCCGACCGAGATGGAAATGCGGAATCCCATGCCCTTGGTGGGCGAGCCAAAGAATTCTGCCACGATCGCCCCGATCAGCGCCAGTGTCGTAGCGATCTTGAGCCCGTTGAAAATGAAGGGCAGGGCGGCGGGCAGGCGCAGTTTCAGCAGCGTCTGCCAATAGCTTGCCGCATAGGTGCGCATCAGGTCGCGCTGCATCGCGCCGGTATCGGCGAGGCCTTGCACCGTGTTCACGAGCATCGGAAAGAATACCATGACGACCACGACCGCGGCCTTCGACTCCCAATCAAAGCCGAACCACATGACCAGGATCGGCGCGAGGCCGATGATCGGCAGTGCGGCCATGAAATTGCCGATGGGCAAAAGCCCGCGTTTCAGAAAGTCGAACCGGTCCACCGCGATGG
Encoded here:
- a CDS encoding helix-turn-helix domain-containing protein, which produces MSNFDKKTVGILGGCFLVRSALELILAELKLDYVAADDPGNVPPDVGVVLLSYTTNEALTECIAACMDRAEPPRIVLFPQDASLLESVRGLPADVAAVVPPTLAAPEIRSVISLVVEGHRILPFALSDGHRVSGAGRPDRIRPGLLTERQLEILREVAKGQSNKAIARSLSISINTVEAHVSRIIRKLQVDNRTQAALALREGVPSSKPSVSAHGVAAAQA
- a CDS encoding CsgG/HfaB family protein, with product MQSIGTRFDPDSVPPLSTPATHTGLALRQLPPAKKTIDVAIYKYDDKTGQNEESDNFTRFSRAVSQGMSDVLIDVLTEVGDGQWFNVIERANIQDLLTERQLIDQTNQNYRGLQTSALQPLRFAGIIISGGVIDYDTNVITGGIGARLLGIGNNYEYRRDRISVVLRAVSVQTGEVLTSVQTEKTIYSLADQVSIFRFVAVDRLLELDAGFSVNEPTGIAVRQAVELAVYDLILEGAEENIWQFQDPAVQQALIARQQRRLDLISASAQRPQPEVTRAAMALDEGPVATPLRILADADR
- a CDS encoding ABC transporter permease, yielding MSMEGTRTAGGLGLAAQLALIAALLIGAALLSPVLALLLAVWLGAWRFNAWLARWDTRAARILVPVIFGLTLLALWQIAVRGFGISPVLLPAPSDIAITFAASTGLLWQDFVQTVIKGAMSGYVMGCGAAFLVAIAVDRFDFLKRGLLPIGNFMAALPIIGLAPILVMWFGFDWESKAAVVVVMVFFPMLVNTVQGLADTGAMQRDLMRTYAASYWQTLLKLRLPAALPFIFNGLKIATTLALIGAIVAEFFGSPTKGMGFRISISVGQLAMDLVWAEIVVAALAGSAFYGAIALAEKALTFWHPSQRGR
- a CDS encoding ABC transporter substrate-binding protein, with translation MKTLTKTLGLAGAALMGAGAAQAADDVTLQLKWVTQAQFAGYYVAQDQGFYDEVDLDVTIKPGGPDIAPAQVIAGGGADVVVDWMPSAMASREKGLDLVNIAQPFKSSGMMLTCRKDSGVETPEDFPGKTLGVWFSGNEYPFLSWMSQLGIPTDGSDGGVTVLKQGFNVDPLLQGQAACISTMTYNEYGQVLDAGLTPEELVVFKYEDQGVSTLEDGLYVLGENLEDPAFVDKMARFVAASMKGWKWAEENPEEAAMIVLDNDASGAQTEDHQIRMMKEIAKLTAGSNGALDPADFQRTINSLLSGGSDPVITADPGEAAWTHTVTDKALN
- the csgH gene encoding curli-like amyloid fiber formation chaperone CsgH is translated as MKMFPTLLLFALSAAQASATPSSESCSLRMSEDGNFVTLQGVVDPQIWPRGTYDMTMEVQQGSNKSLSRQAGAFGEGSAFTDGFLVLSSTTVYVADGGRLTVTLSIEDGNRNASCSLDYER
- a CDS encoding helix-turn-helix domain-containing protein; translation: MLTKRAASDVNAFGAKFGRLVRSYRDDLGLSVRDLAINVWNDEGRKASISRLENGHVANPAARTVQRLAHALGIPQDEIDALREPPQSLPSQLEGLPNARRDQLEALASRFEIDNVFDKSDAELRTLLDGKASEYRIFKRRLDELDDRLTHVADIKAAAREAAAQLDLDKYEELLLQIDESYSEMTVRAKEARARNALLRGRADEAYQGFASAAETWRNIDPSRSVKGRLEYHRALFEHGLRFGGTGLERSADILRPALATQDCAAPRRARVLQNLANALANIGVRSEGTASMALMDEATQKYEEALSLVSEDEDGDVWAMVQQNLGAALSMRAKQCDDTGERRAFLGRAIEAFRAALRLRPRDSKPLEWAMTTQNVAVTLLETAHATPGKDGLMLLKRADQLLHDTLGVRSRDAAPFDWALTQENLAIVSQAMAERCAVSERADHLASAARHVAAALEVFQSEGDTYYHEKASELALEIKQSAAQAKSDDPAA
- a CDS encoding curli assembly protein CsgF, whose protein sequence is MFTARKLTGLIAAALMTAAGAATAGDLLYRPLIPAFGGNPDNFGYLLNTAQIQNTHLPPSNGGGGGGAPDINFPPIVIDLGGIGGGVTPPVTPAAPAAASATPLPGTTISN
- a CDS encoding invasion associated locus B family protein; the protein is MLIADRCTFAFGLAMAALWASSLQAQEAVTFDKANRSTVGDWAVECVSGASPADGGCQLYQRVLTQDPGTAAMIAAIAWSPPQEALLAQISLPLGSDLTQQPTLSIDGVVAASFTWSRCVASGCLIEAALPEALVRALARGQTASLTVVQPNAGGIAIPLSLNGFAEGLGRIMPEDAAKAVVAENAE